In Haloarchaeobius litoreus, the following are encoded in one genomic region:
- a CDS encoding DUF7269 family protein, producing MSPRILNRLGISVRGLLTVVGSASLVGALALAFLPMPLTALRGPVVTFANGTTIALLGITAAVLGVVRIVRGRDGSTTEPTSFGVLEAANYDSVGSTGHDLDDTIESVDGTLRDPGPSAWWEARDRDRVEDEIRAVAIDVLARRERCSHDEATAMVEAGTWTTDPRASSFLGGTDAPEPPLKMQFYDWLSGEAYDRHVEHTVDEIAARAGLTEVETE from the coding sequence ATGAGTCCCCGCATCCTGAACCGACTCGGTATCTCCGTCCGCGGACTCCTGACCGTCGTCGGGAGCGCGTCGCTCGTCGGCGCGCTGGCGCTCGCGTTCCTCCCGATGCCGCTCACCGCGCTGCGCGGTCCGGTGGTGACGTTCGCCAACGGGACCACCATCGCGCTGCTCGGCATCACCGCGGCCGTCCTCGGCGTCGTCCGCATCGTCCGGGGGCGAGATGGCTCCACGACGGAGCCCACGTCGTTCGGCGTGCTCGAGGCGGCGAACTACGACTCGGTCGGCTCGACCGGACACGACCTCGACGACACCATCGAGAGCGTCGACGGCACGCTCCGTGACCCCGGCCCATCGGCGTGGTGGGAGGCTCGCGACCGCGACCGAGTCGAGGACGAGATCCGGGCGGTCGCTATCGACGTGCTCGCCCGGCGCGAGCGCTGCAGCCACGACGAGGCCACGGCGATGGTCGAGGCGGGCACCTGGACGACCGACCCCCGCGCCAGTAGCTTCCTCGGTGGCACCGACGCACCCGAACCACCACTCAAGATGCAGTTCTACGACTGGCTGTCCGGCGAGGCGTACGACCGCCACGTCGAACACACGGTCGACGAGATCGCTGCGCGAGCCGGCCTCACGGAGGTCGAGACCGAATGA
- the hutH gene encoding histidine ammonia-lyase: MTVTLDGETLTPADVVAVVREEEPVAVADDARERVRTARERVEDVLEAGEAVYGLNTGFGELVNERIPPERVADLQTNLLRSHAAGSGRECTTDEVRAMLVTRINALVKGNSGVRETVVDHLLTLLNEGVHPVVRSRGSLGASGDLAPLAHMAMVLLGEGEADHDGERLSGDEALAAVGLEPLSLEAKEGLALINGTQLTVGKAALAVVDAERVVRAADIAGALTTEVTMGTTASSAPVIQEVRPHEGQAESARNVRRCCAESEIVESHRNCDRVQDAYSIRCLPQVHGAVRDAVAHLRDAVEVELNSATDNPLVFDAGTTHARASGTETAAVLSGGNFHGAPLAHRLDYLTAAMTDLAAICERRVDRMVNPNLQEPHLPPFLTAESGLRSGYMIAQYTAASLVNECRSLGRAATDNTPVSGGQEDHVSMSAQAAHHARTAVDNATAVVGVELLCGAQAMEFVDDDLSPGAGTAAAYDAVRELVDPLDADRELAPEMDRVAALVSSGMLDDAVSESLSEPLE; the protein is encoded by the coding sequence GTGACAGTCACGCTCGACGGTGAGACGCTGACGCCGGCCGACGTGGTGGCGGTGGTGCGAGAGGAGGAGCCGGTCGCGGTCGCGGACGACGCCCGCGAGCGGGTACGGACGGCCCGCGAGCGCGTCGAGGACGTGCTCGAGGCCGGCGAGGCGGTGTACGGCCTCAACACGGGCTTCGGCGAGCTCGTCAACGAGCGCATCCCGCCGGAACGGGTCGCCGACCTCCAGACGAACCTGCTCCGGAGCCACGCCGCCGGCTCCGGTCGTGAATGTACGACGGACGAGGTCCGCGCGATGCTCGTCACGCGGATCAACGCGCTTGTCAAGGGCAACTCCGGGGTCCGCGAGACGGTCGTCGACCACCTGCTGACGCTGCTCAACGAGGGCGTCCACCCGGTCGTCCGCTCGCGCGGGAGCCTCGGTGCGAGCGGCGACCTCGCCCCCCTCGCGCACATGGCAATGGTCCTGCTCGGCGAGGGCGAGGCAGACCACGACGGCGAGCGACTGTCCGGCGACGAGGCCCTCGCGGCGGTCGGCCTCGAACCACTCTCGCTGGAGGCCAAGGAGGGGCTCGCGCTCATCAACGGCACCCAGCTCACCGTCGGTAAGGCGGCGCTGGCGGTCGTCGATGCCGAGCGCGTCGTTCGTGCGGCCGACATCGCGGGCGCGCTGACGACCGAGGTGACGATGGGGACGACCGCGAGCAGCGCCCCCGTCATCCAGGAGGTCCGTCCGCACGAGGGGCAGGCCGAGAGCGCCCGGAACGTCCGCCGCTGCTGTGCGGAGTCGGAGATCGTCGAGTCACACCGGAACTGCGACCGCGTCCAGGACGCCTACAGCATCCGCTGTCTCCCGCAGGTCCACGGCGCGGTCCGCGACGCCGTGGCCCATCTCCGCGACGCCGTCGAGGTCGAACTGAACAGCGCGACCGACAACCCGCTGGTGTTCGACGCCGGGACGACCCACGCCCGCGCATCCGGCACCGAGACGGCCGCGGTGCTCTCGGGCGGGAACTTCCACGGCGCGCCGCTCGCGCACCGACTCGACTACCTGACCGCCGCCATGACCGACCTCGCGGCAATCTGCGAGCGCCGCGTCGACCGCATGGTGAACCCGAACCTCCAGGAGCCACACCTGCCACCGTTCCTCACCGCGGAGAGCGGGCTCCGCTCGGGGTACATGATCGCGCAGTACACCGCGGCGTCGCTGGTCAACGAGTGTCGGTCGCTCGGCCGGGCCGCGACGGATAACACGCCGGTCTCCGGTGGGCAGGAGGACCACGTGAGCATGTCGGCGCAGGCGGCGCACCACGCTCGCACCGCCGTCGACAACGCGACGGCCGTCGTCGGCGTCGAACTCCTCTGTGGCGCACAGGCCATGGAGTTCGTCGACGACGACCTCTCACCCGGCGCAGGGACGGCGGCAGCCTACGACGCGGTCAGGGAACTGGTCGACCCGCTCGACGCGGACCGGGAACTCGCACCGGAGATGGACCGGGTCGCGGCGCTGGTCAGTTCGGGGATGCTCGACGACGCGGTGTCCGAGTCGCTCTCGGAGCCGCTGGAGTAG
- a CDS encoding TrmB family transcriptional regulator codes for MESDALRDVLEEAELSPYQADAYVALLDLGTASARELVAACDVPDPRIYDVVRSLEDRGYVETYEHENLRVRAHSPADVLEDLTARADRFEAAADEIEDRWEQPELDRHSASIVKRFQTVVDRARLFIEDAENQIQLSASPEQFEQLEAALSEALDRGVYIQLCIYTDVDAGEEIPDRTRLAAASTEARHRPLPSPFVALVDRQKACFAPHEYTLNEYGVLVDDRLHEYVFHWYYVGCLWEICDELYSARNDSPPIEYIDIREFIRDVEPLLMAGETIHVRVEGKAIDDGEPIEVAGVVADTFYEGNSEGGGHRTPLAQLAGRASITVDTGEGLFTVGGEGAMLEDIEGMRVTVLERDA; via the coding sequence ATGGAATCGGACGCACTGCGCGACGTGCTCGAGGAGGCCGAGCTGTCGCCGTATCAGGCCGACGCCTACGTCGCGCTGCTGGACCTGGGGACCGCCTCGGCGCGGGAGCTCGTGGCGGCGTGTGACGTGCCGGACCCTCGAATCTACGACGTGGTCCGGTCGCTGGAGGACCGCGGCTACGTCGAGACGTACGAGCACGAGAACCTCCGCGTGCGGGCGCACAGTCCCGCGGACGTGCTCGAGGACCTGACCGCGCGGGCCGACCGGTTCGAGGCCGCCGCCGACGAGATCGAGGACCGGTGGGAGCAGCCGGAGCTGGACCGACACTCCGCGAGCATCGTCAAGCGGTTCCAGACGGTCGTCGACCGGGCGCGACTGTTCATCGAGGACGCGGAGAACCAGATCCAGCTCTCGGCCAGCCCGGAGCAGTTCGAGCAGCTGGAGGCCGCGCTCTCCGAGGCGCTCGACCGCGGGGTCTACATCCAGCTCTGCATCTACACCGACGTCGACGCCGGCGAGGAGATTCCGGACCGGACGCGGCTGGCGGCGGCGTCGACCGAGGCCCGCCACCGGCCGCTCCCGTCGCCGTTCGTCGCGCTGGTCGACCGGCAGAAGGCCTGTTTCGCGCCGCACGAGTACACGCTGAACGAGTACGGCGTCCTGGTCGACGACCGGCTCCACGAGTACGTGTTCCACTGGTACTACGTCGGCTGTCTCTGGGAGATCTGCGACGAACTGTACTCCGCCCGCAACGACAGTCCGCCCATCGAGTACATCGACATCCGCGAGTTCATCCGCGACGTGGAGCCGCTGCTGATGGCTGGGGAGACCATCCACGTGCGCGTCGAGGGCAAGGCGATCGACGACGGCGAACCCATCGAGGTGGCGGGCGTCGTCGCCGACACGTTCTACGAGGGCAACTCCGAGGGCGGCGGACACCGGACGCCACTCGCACAGCTCGCCGGCCGGGCGTCCATCACGGTCGATACGGGCGAGGGCCTGTTCACTGTGGGCGGCGAGGGCGCGATGCTCGAGGACATCGAAGGGATGCGTGTGACCGTCCTGGAACGTGATGCCTGA
- a CDS encoding DUF4129 domain-containing protein translates to MGYDLSRAVLVVVAVLTVLLAASLFPASGYGTYPGTVGDGVAGPSGPDAPAGVDGPAGTAGATDTTARTSQEPTATETTVGTEGPGATVAPTTREPTATTEQQDDDTGGSTGPEREDGFPVLAFLLQLSVLFLGGVVFVAVLAVIGDVERQQTGDFDGYVVDLPMLPTFRVRASFLAIPQGTMSVLVGLTASAPQVLDGLGRTVGGVFAGLNELVSGVGTAFVAIPTALGKGLVAIPRGFGSGLGSLSLGLSSLTAGISARDWLSRGGDKPDDPRDGVRAGDVDAEEEVDQGPVSIDEAWETMVDYVPLRRPESKTPAEVARAAVDGGLPRSAVERLTAVFRDVRYGRYPRSDERKRTAREALAEIRERLEGDG, encoded by the coding sequence GTGGGATACGACCTGAGTCGCGCGGTCCTCGTCGTGGTCGCCGTCCTGACGGTCCTCCTCGCGGCCTCGCTCTTCCCCGCCTCGGGGTACGGCACGTACCCCGGCACGGTCGGGGACGGCGTCGCGGGACCGTCGGGCCCCGACGCACCGGCCGGCGTCGATGGCCCGGCCGGCACCGCCGGGGCGACGGACACCACCGCGAGGACTTCGCAGGAACCGACGGCGACCGAGACGACGGTCGGCACCGAGGGGCCCGGAGCGACGGTGGCCCCGACGACGCGGGAGCCGACCGCGACCACCGAGCAGCAGGACGACGACACCGGTGGGTCCACCGGCCCTGAGCGCGAGGACGGCTTCCCGGTCCTCGCCTTCCTCCTGCAGCTGTCCGTGCTGTTCCTCGGTGGCGTCGTGTTCGTGGCGGTTCTCGCGGTCATCGGCGACGTCGAACGCCAGCAGACGGGCGACTTCGACGGCTACGTCGTCGACCTCCCGATGCTGCCGACGTTCCGCGTGCGGGCCTCCTTCCTCGCGATTCCGCAGGGGACGATGTCCGTGCTCGTCGGCCTGACTGCCTCGGCACCACAGGTGCTCGACGGCCTCGGGCGCACGGTCGGCGGCGTCTTCGCCGGCCTGAACGAACTCGTATCCGGCGTCGGGACGGCGTTCGTCGCCATCCCGACGGCCCTCGGCAAGGGTCTCGTCGCGATTCCCCGTGGCTTCGGGAGCGGGCTCGGCTCGCTCTCGCTCGGCCTCTCCTCTCTGACCGCCGGCATCTCCGCCCGTGACTGGCTCTCGCGCGGTGGCGACAAGCCGGACGACCCTCGCGACGGTGTACGCGCTGGCGACGTCGACGCCGAGGAGGAGGTCGACCAGGGCCCGGTGAGCATCGACGAGGCCTGGGAGACGATGGTCGACTACGTGCCGCTCCGCCGTCCCGAATCGAAGACGCCTGCCGAGGTGGCCCGCGCGGCCGTCGACGGCGGCCTCCCCCGGTCGGCCGTCGAACGGCTGACGGCCGTGTTCCGCGACGTCCGCTACGGGCGGTACCCGCGGAGCGACGAACGCAAACGCACGGCACGCGAGGCGCTCGCCGAGATACGAGAGCGCCTGGAGGGTGACGGATGA
- a CDS encoding M48 family metalloprotease codes for MERDPDLTWRILLALLTILVVDVVLVAAAAYLVAPWLAPLRVAVADAVGLSGTSPLVWGAVVVLPVSLAFGWAQLRYSRRGLLDEVDAPLESGDEYPDVQGRLQRLAVGAGMATPSLAVAQTDVPNSFAVGGVTDDTVVVSTGLLDALVEDELDAVLAHELTHLRNRDAFVLTLASFVPALISDDFSPFGSRTTSTAVWVGLVGLAYFLCAPFLAATPFTLGYTVSFVFALLVTVVLGGIFLGIAGAVVLGLSQHLSTYREYVADRSGAMLAGQPAAMATALRTLDRSVETPTADKRSRYAGVAGLCFLPHGFSTDDEPADEGQFTVETRSHPGTEQRIARLQQLEREEF; via the coding sequence ATGGAACGTGACCCCGACCTCACGTGGCGCATCCTCCTCGCCCTCCTGACGATACTCGTCGTCGACGTCGTCCTCGTCGCGGCCGCCGCCTACCTGGTCGCGCCGTGGCTCGCGCCGCTCCGGGTCGCGGTCGCCGACGCGGTCGGGCTCTCGGGGACCTCGCCACTCGTGTGGGGTGCCGTCGTCGTCCTGCCCGTCTCGCTCGCGTTCGGCTGGGCCCAGCTCCGCTACAGCCGGCGCGGGCTGCTCGACGAGGTCGACGCCCCCCTGGAGTCCGGCGACGAGTACCCCGACGTGCAGGGACGCCTCCAGCGGCTCGCCGTCGGCGCGGGCATGGCGACCCCCTCGCTCGCGGTCGCGCAGACGGACGTCCCCAACAGCTTCGCCGTCGGCGGCGTCACCGACGACACGGTCGTGGTCAGCACCGGCCTGCTCGACGCCCTCGTCGAGGACGAACTCGACGCCGTGCTCGCCCACGAACTCACGCATCTCCGGAACCGCGACGCGTTCGTGCTGACGCTCGCGTCGTTCGTCCCCGCGCTCATCAGCGACGACTTCAGCCCCTTCGGCTCCCGCACGACGAGCACGGCGGTCTGGGTCGGGCTGGTCGGTCTCGCGTACTTCCTCTGTGCCCCGTTCCTCGCCGCCACCCCGTTCACGCTCGGCTACACGGTCTCGTTCGTGTTCGCGCTGCTGGTCACGGTCGTCCTCGGCGGCATCTTCCTCGGCATCGCGGGTGCCGTCGTCCTCGGTCTGAGTCAGCACCTCTCGACGTACCGCGAGTACGTCGCCGACCGTTCCGGCGCGATGCTGGCGGGCCAGCCCGCCGCGATGGCGACAGCGCTCCGGACGCTCGACCGGTCGGTCGAGACCCCGACCGCCGACAAGCGAAGCCGGTACGCGGGCGTCGCCGGCCTCTGTTTCCTCCCGCACGGCTTCTCGACCGACGACGAGCCCGCGGACGAGGGGCAGTTCACCGTGGAGACGCGCTCGCACCCCGGGACCGAGCAGCGCATCGCACGCCTCCAGCAGCTCGAACGCGAGGAGTTCTGA
- a CDS encoding DUF58 domain-containing protein has product MTRRDTGRWNVGFTVALVTGTLGLLVQNTVVFSAAAIGLCYAVYGYASRPPTLDLDVERTVADTSPMPGDEVEVTVTVRNAADEPLADLRILDGVPETLGVVEGSPRHMTGLQPDETETFTYTVKVRRGVHEFGDPTAIARNVSGSVEVTETVPLQSRLSCHAPVEDMHLADQTIPYPGRVETDSTGSGIEFHSIRQYHHSDPMNRIDWREFARSGELRTVEFRTDQAATIVVVVDTRREARVSRRPEEPDGVELGTYAAGRIAGHLLDAGNRVGLAQYGSSLGYLRPGTGEAQAARIRTNLDIQSVTSIPVRGTGSATDPGSDDSDDGDSAPSPGETDIGGRAATDGGWRVDWLRRRVPNGAQVVFVSPLLDDAPLDLLKRLRASGHALRVVSPDVTSTETPGSVVESIKRQQRLSALRNRTTDVIEWSPDEPLYAAIERATRRWQR; this is encoded by the coding sequence ATGACCCGACGAGACACCGGCCGCTGGAACGTCGGCTTCACCGTCGCCCTCGTCACGGGGACGCTGGGGCTGCTCGTCCAGAACACGGTCGTGTTCAGCGCGGCCGCCATCGGCCTCTGCTACGCGGTGTACGGCTACGCGAGCCGGCCGCCGACCCTCGACCTGGACGTCGAGCGCACGGTCGCCGACACGTCCCCGATGCCCGGCGACGAGGTCGAGGTGACGGTCACCGTCCGGAACGCCGCGGACGAACCGCTCGCCGACCTGCGGATACTCGACGGCGTCCCCGAGACGCTGGGCGTCGTCGAGGGCTCGCCGCGACACATGACCGGACTCCAGCCCGACGAGACCGAGACGTTCACGTACACGGTGAAGGTGCGCCGTGGCGTCCACGAGTTCGGCGACCCGACCGCCATCGCACGCAACGTCAGTGGGAGTGTCGAGGTCACGGAGACCGTCCCCCTGCAGAGCCGCCTCTCGTGTCACGCGCCGGTGGAGGACATGCACCTCGCCGACCAGACCATCCCGTACCCCGGTCGCGTCGAGACCGACTCGACGGGCTCGGGCATCGAGTTCCACTCCATCCGCCAGTACCACCACTCGGACCCGATGAACCGCATCGACTGGCGCGAGTTCGCCCGCAGCGGCGAGCTCCGAACCGTCGAGTTCCGCACCGACCAGGCGGCGACCATCGTCGTCGTGGTCGACACGCGCCGCGAGGCACGGGTCTCCCGCCGGCCCGAGGAGCCCGACGGCGTCGAGCTCGGCACGTACGCGGCCGGACGCATCGCCGGGCACCTGCTCGACGCCGGCAACCGCGTCGGCCTCGCACAGTACGGCAGTTCGCTCGGCTACCTGCGCCCCGGTACCGGCGAGGCGCAGGCGGCGCGCATCCGGACCAATCTCGACATCCAGTCGGTGACGTCTATCCCCGTCCGCGGGACCGGAAGCGCGACGGACCCCGGTTCGGACGACTCCGACGACGGCGACTCCGCGCCGTCTCCGGGTGAGACGGACATCGGTGGGCGGGCCGCCACCGACGGCGGCTGGCGCGTCGACTGGCTCCGCCGTCGCGTCCCGAACGGCGCACAGGTCGTGTTCGTCTCGCCGCTGCTCGACGATGCACCGCTCGACCTGCTGAAGCGACTCCGGGCGTCGGGCCACGCCCTCCGGGTCGTCTCGCCGGACGTGACCTCGACGGAGACGCCGGGGAGCGTCGTCGAGTCCATCAAGCGCCAGCAGCGTCTCTCCGCGCTCCGCAACCGGACGACCGACGTCATCGAGTGGTCGCCGGACGAGCCGCTGTACGCGGCCATCGAGCGGGCCACCCGGAGGTGGCAGCGATGA
- a CDS encoding NERD domain-containing protein: protein MEFIASGEGGDHAGVDAERTVWRAVTRAFGPGDRGVAYWRYPIVSPDRASFDREADFVLLHEEFGLVVVECKGYRLDHVAAIEGDRWRLQGTRQSTATPYTQARDHGFRLLNHLDGEPALSDERGNPTVPANFLVALPNVERDAWDERFGSLPSAPPVLTADELTPGGLRDRLAGTAGGPLDAATYGAARAVLSGGQPISGDARPEVADGPSPEDASTKAELYEHVAGGLKRLDAKQEAIGLQIPDGPQQIRGIAGSGKSVLLAQKAAQMHARHPDWRVVVTFQTRSLYPTVIETIRRYHEHYTGEDPDWDRLQVLHGWGGRTRRGLYYEVAQATGVEPRTYGDARSAFDRADGDLLAQCCDEVLDAGPVPERYDAILVDEAQDFEPPFFRLAYAALEPPKRLVWAYDEAQSLQTLSAPRPTDLFGTDPDGTPRVDLQGSYEGGVQKSQVMRTAYRTPRPVLMLAHVFGMGLLRDGGAVQALTTQSGWEDIGYEVEGDFRQYGSPVTLRRPAEHSPHPLAGVDAARPFVVTETFADRGAELDAVADAVRRDVTRHGLAPERIAVVVLGPVHDSRDWGESLADRLRRRTVEPNLVWDGDPDVFDREGAVTISRVNRAKGNQAAQVYIVGLDTVADGSRSADLVQRRNEAFVALTRTKAWCTLTGVDRDDAPTDRLFSEFDEAVAGTTGRPPVVTFPAPEPANLQRTMVDATLDAF from the coding sequence ATGGAGTTCATCGCGTCCGGCGAGGGGGGCGACCACGCCGGCGTCGACGCGGAGCGGACGGTCTGGCGGGCTGTCACACGGGCGTTCGGCCCCGGCGACCGGGGCGTCGCGTACTGGCGGTACCCCATCGTCTCCCCCGACCGGGCGTCGTTCGACCGGGAGGCCGACTTCGTCCTGCTGCACGAGGAGTTCGGGCTGGTCGTCGTCGAGTGCAAGGGCTACCGGCTGGACCACGTCGCCGCCATCGAGGGCGACCGCTGGCGGCTTCAGGGCACCCGCCAGTCGACGGCGACGCCGTACACGCAGGCCCGTGACCACGGCTTCCGGCTGTTGAACCACCTCGACGGCGAGCCGGCCCTGAGCGACGAGCGGGGGAACCCGACGGTGCCGGCGAACTTCCTCGTCGCGCTCCCGAACGTCGAGCGCGACGCGTGGGACGAGCGCTTCGGCTCGCTCCCGTCGGCTCCGCCGGTGCTGACCGCGGACGAGCTGACGCCGGGCGGGCTACGTGACCGACTCGCGGGGACCGCCGGCGGCCCGCTCGACGCGGCGACGTACGGGGCTGCCCGGGCGGTCCTCAGCGGCGGTCAGCCCATCAGCGGCGACGCACGGCCCGAGGTCGCGGACGGCCCGTCCCCCGAGGACGCCAGCACGAAGGCCGAGCTGTACGAGCACGTCGCCGGCGGGCTGAAGCGACTCGACGCCAAGCAGGAGGCCATCGGCCTGCAGATCCCCGACGGGCCACAGCAGATCCGCGGCATCGCGGGCTCGGGCAAGTCGGTCCTGCTCGCCCAGAAGGCCGCCCAGATGCACGCGAGACACCCCGACTGGCGGGTCGTCGTGACGTTCCAGACCCGCTCGCTCTACCCGACGGTCATCGAGACCATCCGCCGGTACCACGAGCACTACACGGGCGAGGACCCCGACTGGGACCGGCTGCAGGTGCTGCACGGCTGGGGCGGGCGGACCCGGCGCGGGCTCTACTACGAGGTCGCACAGGCCACCGGCGTCGAGCCGCGAACCTACGGCGACGCCCGGTCGGCGTTCGACCGGGCGGACGGTGACCTGCTCGCGCAGTGCTGTGACGAGGTGCTCGACGCCGGTCCGGTGCCCGAACGGTACGACGCCATCCTCGTCGACGAGGCCCAGGACTTCGAGCCGCCGTTCTTCCGGCTCGCGTACGCGGCCCTCGAACCACCGAAGCGACTCGTCTGGGCGTACGACGAGGCTCAGAGCCTCCAGACGCTGTCCGCCCCGCGGCCGACGGATTTGTTCGGTACCGACCCCGACGGCACGCCCCGGGTCGACCTCCAGGGCAGCTACGAGGGCGGCGTCCAGAAGAGTCAGGTGATGCGGACGGCGTACCGCACGCCCCGGCCGGTGCTCATGCTCGCCCACGTGTTCGGGATGGGCTTGCTCCGCGACGGCGGCGCGGTCCAGGCGCTCACCACCCAGTCCGGCTGGGAGGACATCGGCTACGAGGTGGAGGGCGACTTCCGGCAGTACGGCTCGCCGGTGACGCTCCGCCGCCCCGCCGAGCACTCCCCGCACCCCCTCGCCGGGGTCGACGCCGCACGACCGTTCGTCGTCACGGAGACGTTCGCCGACCGCGGGGCTGAACTCGATGCGGTGGCCGACGCTGTCCGGCGCGACGTGACCCGCCACGGGCTCGCTCCCGAGCGGATCGCCGTCGTCGTCCTCGGCCCCGTCCACGACTCGCGGGACTGGGGGGAGTCGCTCGCCGACCGCCTCCGCCGCCGGACCGTCGAACCCAACCTCGTCTGGGATGGCGACCCCGACGTGTTCGACCGCGAGGGCGCGGTCACCATCTCCCGGGTGAACCGGGCGAAGGGGAACCAGGCGGCGCAGGTGTACATCGTCGGCCTCGACACCGTCGCCGACGGGAGCCGGTCGGCCGACCTCGTCCAGCGCCGGAACGAGGCGTTCGTCGCGCTCACCCGGACGAAGGCGTGGTGTACGCTCACCGGCGTCGACCGCGACGACGCCCCCACCGACCGACTGTTCTCGGAGTTCGACGAGGCCGTCGCCGGGACCACCGGGCGGCCGCCGGTCGTGACCTTCCCCGCGCCCGAGCCCGCGAACCTCCAGCGGACGATGGTCGATGCGACCCTCGATGCGTTCTGA
- a CDS encoding SDR family NAD(P)-dependent oxidoreductase, which yields MDLGLDDRTALVTGGAGRLGSEDARHLAEEGAEVVVLDVDTDGAERLVSEIEDGGGDAMAVTCDLTDREDVRESVEAIREATGGVDILVNNAGFVDAVSRVGDFEDDLWDRDVELNLTGAYNITKEVFPAMRERGWGRVITMASIAGTHGSFGQLSYSTTKSGLVGFGKTLALEGATDGVTSNVLAPSIVVKELAEMDPETLEQFQPSFERVRQATPMKELGREDDVAPMVCYLASEQARYVTGQVIGITGGADLLST from the coding sequence ATGGACCTCGGACTCGACGACAGGACAGCACTGGTGACGGGTGGTGCGGGCCGTCTCGGCAGCGAGGACGCACGACACCTCGCCGAGGAGGGCGCGGAGGTCGTCGTGCTCGATGTGGACACCGACGGCGCGGAGCGCCTCGTGAGCGAGATCGAAGACGGGGGCGGCGACGCGATGGCCGTCACCTGCGACCTGACCGACCGGGAGGATGTCCGCGAGAGCGTCGAAGCGATCCGCGAGGCGACCGGCGGGGTGGACATCCTCGTCAACAACGCGGGGTTCGTCGACGCCGTCTCGCGTGTCGGCGACTTCGAGGACGACCTCTGGGACCGGGACGTGGAGCTGAACCTGACCGGCGCGTACAACATCACCAAGGAGGTCTTCCCGGCGATGCGAGAGCGTGGCTGGGGCCGGGTGATCACGATGGCGTCCATCGCGGGCACACACGGGAGCTTCGGGCAGCTGTCGTACTCGACGACGAAGTCCGGGCTGGTGGGCTTCGGGAAGACGCTCGCGCTGGAGGGCGCGACGGACGGGGTGACGTCGAACGTGCTCGCGCCGAGCATCGTCGTGAAGGAGCTGGCGGAGATGGACCCGGAGACGCTGGAGCAGTTCCAGCCGTCGTTCGAGCGGGTTCGGCAGGCGACGCCGATGAAGGAGCTGGGCCGGGAGGACGACGTGGCTCCGATGGTCTGCTACCTCGCCAGCGAGCAAGCCCGCTACGTGACCGGACAGGTCATCGGCATCACGGGCGGCGCGGACCTGCTGTCGACGTAG
- a CDS encoding universal stress protein: MALETVLLAVGRGDKERVDALTETVADIAGPAGATVVLAHVFGEDEYAEVREKLDIDPAAEVTADNVAERYSTVREIRSTLDAAGLDVVVRGGVGDYGERVVEIAGEEDADLVVVGGRSRSPTGKAVFGSTAQSVMLNAPCPVTFVRGA; the protein is encoded by the coding sequence ATGGCACTCGAAACGGTACTGCTCGCGGTCGGACGCGGCGACAAGGAACGGGTAGACGCACTGACAGAGACGGTCGCGGACATCGCCGGGCCGGCGGGCGCGACGGTCGTCCTCGCACACGTCTTCGGCGAGGACGAGTACGCGGAGGTCCGCGAGAAGCTCGACATCGACCCCGCCGCCGAGGTGACGGCCGACAACGTGGCCGAGCGCTACTCGACGGTGCGGGAGATCAGGTCGACGCTCGACGCGGCCGGCCTCGACGTCGTCGTCCGCGGCGGCGTCGGCGACTACGGCGAACGCGTCGTCGAGATCGCCGGCGAGGAGGACGCGGACCTCGTCGTCGTCGGGGGGCGGAGCCGCTCGCCGACCGGGAAGGCGGTGTTCGGCTCGACCGCGCAGTCGGTCATGCTGAACGCGCCGTGTCCGGTGACGTTCGTCCGCGGCGCCTGA